A single region of the Pseudomonas sp. GGS8 genome encodes:
- the queG gene encoding tRNA epoxyqueuosine(34) reductase QueG, which translates to MPAITTDLPALAQSIKDWGRELGFQQVGISGLDLAEHEQHLERWLAAGYHGEMDYMGAHGSKRSHPEELVPGTLRVVSLRMDYLPGDTHMAQQLAQPEKAYVSRYALGRDYHKLIRKRVQQLAEKIQAVIGPFGYRAFVDSAPVLEKAIAEQAGLGWIGKNTLVLNRKAGSYFFLSELFVDLPLPVDPPHASEHCGRCTACLDICPTNAFVGPYVLDARRCISYLTIELKSAIPEDLRPLIGNRVFGCDDCQIVCPWNRFARPSGESDFKPRHNLDNAELAELFMWDEAKFLSSTEGSPLRRAGYERWLRNLAVGLGNAPSSIPVLEALKARRDYPSELVREHVEWALKQHGLM; encoded by the coding sequence ATGCCCGCTATTACCACAGACCTGCCCGCTCTCGCACAATCCATCAAGGACTGGGGCCGCGAGCTGGGCTTTCAGCAAGTCGGCATCAGCGGCCTCGACCTGGCCGAGCATGAGCAGCACCTGGAGCGCTGGCTCGCCGCCGGCTACCACGGCGAAATGGATTACATGGGCGCCCACGGCAGCAAACGCTCACACCCGGAAGAACTGGTGCCGGGCACCCTGCGCGTGGTTTCCCTGCGCATGGACTACCTGCCGGGCGACACGCACATGGCACAACAGCTCGCCCAACCGGAAAAAGCTTACGTCTCGCGTTATGCCTTGGGCCGCGATTACCACAAGTTGATCCGCAAACGCGTGCAACAACTGGCGGAAAAAATCCAGGCAGTGATCGGCCCGTTCGGCTACCGCGCCTTTGTCGACAGCGCCCCGGTGCTGGAAAAGGCCATCGCCGAACAGGCTGGCCTGGGCTGGATCGGCAAAAACACGCTGGTCTTGAATCGCAAGGCCGGCAGTTACTTCTTCCTCAGCGAACTGTTCGTCGACCTGCCACTGCCAGTGGACCCGCCCCACGCCAGCGAACACTGCGGTCGCTGCACAGCGTGCCTGGACATTTGCCCGACCAATGCCTTCGTCGGTCCCTATGTGCTGGACGCCCGTCGCTGTATTTCGTACCTGACCATCGAACTGAAAAGCGCGATCCCTGAAGATTTAAGACCGCTGATCGGTAATCGCGTGTTCGGTTGCGATGACTGCCAGATCGTCTGCCCATGGAACCGCTTCGCGCGACCTTCCGGGGAAAGCGATTTCAAGCCACGGCACAACCTGGACAACGCCGAACTGGCCGAACTGTTCATGTGGGACGAAGCAAAATTCCTCAGCAGCACCGAAGGTTCGCCGTTACGTCGGGCCGGCTACGAGCGCTGGTTGCGCAATCTGGCGGTCGGCCTGGGCAATGCGCCGTCGAGCATTCCGGTGCTGGAGGCACTGAAGGCCCGGCGGGACTATCCGTCGGAACTGGTGCGCGAGCATGTCGAATGGGCCCTGAAACAACACGGACTTATGTAG
- a CDS encoding trimeric intracellular cation channel family protein, translating to MLLMLYLIAITAEAMTGALSAGRRGMDWFGVVLIACVTALGGGSVRDVLLGHYPLTWVKHPEYLVLTSVAAMLTIFIARWMRHLRSLFLVLDAVGLVAFTLIGCMTALEMGHGMLVASVSGVITGVFGGILRDIFCNDIPLIFRRELYASVSFAAAWCYLFCVYLQLPGEQAILITLFGGFLLRLLAIRFHWEMPKFVYNDEA from the coding sequence ATGTTGCTGATGCTCTACCTGATCGCCATTACCGCTGAAGCCATGACTGGCGCCCTGTCTGCGGGGCGTCGCGGCATGGACTGGTTTGGCGTGGTGCTGATTGCGTGCGTCACGGCGCTGGGCGGCGGTTCGGTGCGCGACGTGTTGCTCGGACATTACCCGCTGACCTGGGTCAAGCACCCGGAATACCTGGTGCTGACCTCCGTCGCGGCGATGCTGACGATCTTCATCGCCCGTTGGATGCGCCATCTGCGCTCGCTGTTTCTGGTGCTCGACGCCGTGGGCCTGGTGGCGTTCACCCTGATCGGCTGCATGACCGCTCTGGAAATGGGTCACGGCATGCTGGTGGCCTCGGTCAGTGGCGTGATCACCGGGGTGTTTGGCGGCATCCTGCGGGACATCTTCTGCAACGATATCCCGCTGATCTTCCGCCGCGAGCTCTACGCCAGCGTCTCGTTTGCCGCGGCATGGTGCTATTTATTTTGCGTCTACCTGCAATTGCCGGGTGAGCAGGCGATCCTGATCACCCTGTTCGGCGGCTTCCTGCTGCGCTTGCTGGCGATCCGTTTCCACTGGGAAATGCCCAAGTTCGTTTATAACGACGAAGCCTGA
- the orn gene encoding oligoribonuclease yields MQNPQNLIWIDLEMTGLNPDTDVIIEMATIVTDSDLNTLAEGPVIAIHHSDEILAGMDEWNTRQHGGSGLTQRVRDSRISMAEAEAQTIAFLEKWVPKGKSPICGNSICQDRRFLYTHMKSLESYFHYRNLDVSTLKELAARWAPDVRDSFKKGSTHLALDDIRESIAELQHYRKNFIKF; encoded by the coding sequence ATGCAAAATCCGCAGAATCTGATCTGGATCGACCTGGAAATGACCGGTCTGAATCCTGATACCGACGTTATCATCGAGATGGCCACTATTGTTACCGACAGTGATTTGAACACTCTGGCCGAAGGCCCGGTGATCGCCATCCATCACAGCGACGAGATCCTCGCCGGCATGGACGAGTGGAATACCCGTCAGCACGGCGGCTCCGGGCTGACCCAACGGGTTCGCGACAGTCGCATCAGCATGGCCGAAGCGGAAGCCCAGACCATCGCCTTCCTGGAGAAATGGGTGCCGAAGGGCAAGTCGCCGATTTGTGGCAACAGCATCTGCCAGGACCGTCGCTTCCTTTATACCCACATGAAGTCGCTGGAAAGCTACTTCCACTACCGCAACCTCGACGTGTCGACCCTCAAAGAGTTGGCCGCGCGCTGGGCACCGGACGTACGCGACAGCTTCAAAAAGGGCAGCACCCACCTGGCCCTGGACGACATCCGCGAATCGATCGCCGAGCTGCAGCACTACCGCAAGAATTTCATCAAGTTCTGA
- the rsgA gene encoding small ribosomal subunit biogenesis GTPase RsgA: MAKRQLNRRQNWRIEKIQGERAARAAKRESSAVEALEGGDLGPEQTGLVIAHFGVQVEVEALDGELAGQVFRCHLRANLPALVTGDQVVWRAGNQGIGVIVAQLPRKTELCRPDSRGQLKPVAANVDMIVIVFAPLPEPHANLIDRYLVAAEHAGIRPLLLLNKFDLIDEQNAPALNALLAVYRTLGYPVLEVSAHHGNGMEQLQKLLDGHISVFVGQSGVGKSSLVNSLLPEVETRVGPLSELSGQGTHTTTTARLFHFPGGGELIDSPGIREFGLGHVSRADVEAGFIEFNDLLGTCRFRDCKHDREPGCALLKALEDGRVQQQRMNSYRSIIASLPENSY, from the coding sequence ATGGCCAAACGCCAACTCAATCGTCGTCAAAACTGGCGCATCGAAAAGATTCAGGGCGAGCGCGCTGCCCGCGCCGCCAAACGCGAGTCCTCGGCTGTCGAGGCACTCGAAGGGGGCGACCTGGGTCCGGAACAGACGGGCCTGGTGATCGCGCACTTCGGTGTCCAGGTCGAAGTCGAGGCCCTCGATGGCGAATTGGCCGGCCAGGTATTCCGCTGCCACTTGCGCGCCAACCTGCCGGCGCTGGTGACCGGCGATCAGGTCGTGTGGCGTGCCGGCAACCAAGGCATCGGCGTGATCGTGGCGCAACTGCCGCGCAAAACCGAGCTCTGCCGTCCGGACAGCCGTGGCCAGCTCAAACCGGTGGCGGCCAACGTCGACATGATCGTCATCGTCTTCGCCCCGCTGCCCGAGCCTCACGCCAACCTGATCGACCGTTATCTGGTGGCCGCCGAACACGCAGGTATCCGGCCGTTGCTGCTGCTGAACAAATTCGACCTGATCGACGAACAGAACGCCCCGGCACTGAATGCCTTGCTGGCGGTTTACCGCACGCTGGGTTATCCGGTGCTGGAAGTGTCGGCGCACCACGGCAACGGCATGGAGCAACTTCAAAAGCTATTGGATGGGCACATCAGTGTGTTCGTCGGACAGTCCGGCGTCGGCAAGTCGTCGCTGGTCAACAGCTTGCTGCCGGAAGTCGAAACCCGCGTCGGCCCGCTGTCCGAGCTATCGGGCCAGGGCACCCACACCACCACCACCGCGCGGTTGTTCCACTTCCCCGGCGGCGGTGAATTGATCGACTCCCCGGGTATTCGGGAATTCGGCCTGGGCCACGTCAGCCGCGCCGACGTCGAAGCCGGCTTTATCGAGTTCAACGACCTGCTCGGTACCTGCCGCTTCCGCGACTGCAAACACGACCGCGAGCCGGGCTGCGCCTTGCTCAAGGCCCTGGAAGACGGCCGCGTGCAGCAGCAACGGATGAACAGCTATCGCTCGATCATCGCCAGCTTGCCTGAAAACAGCTATTAA
- a CDS encoding sterol desaturase family protein: MERLKSYFQQHGNAPFKFGEGRVSGYISATLGLLSLLAVFCFLFPEWLTTAELRKVYDEQFARTTLLLGLVLSFSLGTLNILLNKRKRLGITGLVASGLAVFLGGTNVQISSIGQTPYSLGLDWFVLALLVSAIVFIPLEKLYSKDPEQNILRPHWRTDLTYFFVSHMLVQFILIFITASSSYVAGWAVSTDLQARVQSLPIVVQFFLAVLVADLGQYWLHRLYHVVPWLWRVHAVHHSSTHMDWLAGSRVHFIEILLTRTGVLVPLMLLGFAPQALNAYVILVGIQAVLAHANVRINGGWLNYVMVLPRYHHWHHARHKDYIYKNYAIHTPLVDMLFGTFKLPPKEWPTRYGVFGKDLPGGILRQHLYPFQKPELKKVEPKPPAAVS; the protein is encoded by the coding sequence ATGGAAAGACTCAAGTCCTATTTTCAGCAACATGGCAACGCACCCTTCAAGTTTGGTGAGGGGCGGGTCAGTGGCTACATCTCGGCCACACTCGGGCTATTGAGCCTGCTGGCGGTATTCTGCTTTCTCTTTCCCGAATGGCTGACCACCGCCGAACTGCGCAAGGTGTACGACGAACAGTTTGCGCGCACCACGCTATTGCTCGGGCTGGTACTGTCTTTCAGCCTGGGCACCCTGAATATCCTGCTCAACAAGCGCAAGCGCCTGGGGATCACCGGACTTGTCGCCTCGGGTCTGGCGGTGTTTCTCGGCGGTACCAATGTGCAGATCAGCTCGATAGGACAGACGCCGTATTCGCTGGGGCTGGACTGGTTCGTCCTGGCTCTGCTGGTGTCGGCCATCGTCTTTATCCCTCTGGAAAAACTCTATTCCAAGGACCCCGAGCAAAACATTCTGCGTCCACACTGGCGAACTGACCTGACCTACTTTTTCGTCAGTCATATGCTGGTGCAGTTCATCCTGATTTTCATCACCGCCTCGTCGAGCTATGTGGCCGGTTGGGCGGTGTCGACGGACTTGCAGGCCCGCGTACAAAGCTTGCCGATCGTTGTGCAGTTTTTTCTGGCGGTGCTGGTGGCGGATCTCGGTCAGTACTGGCTGCATCGGCTGTATCACGTCGTACCGTGGTTATGGCGCGTCCATGCCGTGCATCACTCAAGCACGCATATGGATTGGCTCGCCGGTTCGCGTGTTCACTTCATCGAGATTCTGCTGACTCGCACCGGCGTGCTGGTGCCTTTGATGCTGCTGGGTTTTGCGCCCCAGGCGTTGAACGCCTACGTGATTCTGGTCGGCATACAGGCCGTGCTGGCCCACGCCAATGTGCGGATCAACGGCGGCTGGCTGAATTATGTGATGGTCCTGCCGCGCTATCACCATTGGCATCATGCCCGGCACAAGGATTACATCTACAAGAACTATGCGATCCATACGCCGCTGGTGGATATGCTGTTCGGCACCTTCAAGTTGCCACCCAAGGAGTGGCCGACGCGCTACGGGGTTTTTGGCAAGGACTTGCCAGGCGGTATTCTGCGCCAGCACTTGTACCCGTTTCAGAAGCCTGAGCTGAAGAAAGTCGAACCGAAACCGCCGGCAGCGGTTTCCTGA